From bacterium:
CGCTTCCGCAGGTCCTGCCGCGGTTCCACACCTACGTCGCGGAGATCGTCCTGCTCACCGCGCTTCTCGCGACGAGTCTCAACCTCGCCATCGGCTACACCGGTCTCTACCAGTTCGGCCACGCCGTGTTCTACGGGATCGGCGCCTACGGGACGGCCCTGACGCTGACGCGGAGCGGGATGCCCGCCCCGGTCGCGTTCCTCGCCGGCCCGCTCGCCGCCGCGGTCTTGAGCCTCCTGATGGGACTGATCTGCATCCGCCTTTCGAAGCTCTACTTCGGGATGATCCAGATCTCCCTCGGATCCCTCGTCTGGGCCGTCGTCTACCGCTGGTACTCTTTCACGGGCGGCGACGACGGGATCCACGGCATTCCCCTGCCCGACGCGATCGGCTCCCCGGAAGGCTCCTACTACTTCACCCTGGCCGTGACGGCGCTCGGCGTCTTCGCGATGTACCGGATCGTCCGGTCCCCCTTCGGCAAGGTGCTCCAGGGGATCCGGGACAACCCGGTCCGCGCCGCGGCGATCGGCGTGGACGTGAAATTGCACCAGCTGGCCGTCCTGGTCATCGCCGGGTTTTTCGGCGGCGTGGCCGGGTCCCTGTTCGTCGTCGTCGAAAACTCGGTCTTTCCGGACATGATGTTCTGGACGTTCTCCCTCGAGGTGCTGATCATGTGCCTGCTGGGGGGGATGTACACGTTCTTCGGGCCGTTCGTCGGCGCCTCCGCCATCGTGCTCCTCCGGGTCTTCGCGAGCGTCCACACTCAGTACTGGTCGCTGATCCTCGGCACGATC
This genomic window contains:
- a CDS encoding branched-chain amino acid ABC transporter permease yields the protein MVTTRRSAPLLLLLLLGALLALPQVLPRFHTYVAEIVLLTALLATSLNLAIGYTGLYQFGHAVFYGIGAYGTALTLTRSGMPAPVAFLAGPLAAAVLSLLMGLICIRLSKLYFGMIQISLGSLVWAVVYRWYSFTGGDDGIHGIPLPDAIGSPEGSYYFTLAVTALGVFAMYRIVRSPFGKVLQGIRDNPVRAAAIGVDVKLHQLAVLVIAGFFGGVAGSLFVVVENSVFPDMMFWTFSLEVLIMCLLGGMYTFFGPFVGASAIVLLRVFASVHTQYWSLILGTILTLVIIFLPDGVLGVFVRRPRAREAPDA